Part of the Solwaraspora sp. WMMA2065 genome is shown below.
TCGCCGCCGTGGTAGCCGCGATGATCGGGTACGCCTCGAACGACCGCCACGAGTAGACGACCTCGTCTCCGGGCAGGCAGGTGGCCCGTACCAGATGCTCGCAGAGCGCCACCGACCCGCAGCCGGTGACCACCCGCTCCGCGGCCACCCCGAGTCGTTCGGCGAGCGCTGCCCGCAGCGCCAGTACTCCCATGTCCGGGTAGCGGTGCGTCGACGTCGCAGCCTGCGTCACCGCCTCGACGACGCCGGGCAGTGGCCCGTACGGCACCTCGTTGCTGGCCAGCTTGATCGCCTCCGGCAGGCCGAGCTCCCGGGCCAGGTCGACCGGGCTGCGCCCCGGCACGTAGCTGGGCAGCGCGTCGAGGTCGGCGCGGGTCAGACCGAGCGAGGGGGGCATCGGGGGGCCTCCTGTCATGCGGAGCTTCCGGGGGTGTCGCGGTCCGCGCCCGGACCGCCGGTCCGACCACCGCCGGGGCCGGCGGCGGTCGCCGGTACGCCGGGCGGCAGCTGCACCACGACGGTCTGCGCCGACTTGTCGTGCAGCGCCTGCCGCAGCGGGCGGTCGAACAGCAGGTAGACGCAGTCGATCAGCTGAAGGATGAAGCCGACGCAGCAGATCCACAACAGAGTGGGCAGGCCGAGGGTGTTCCACCGGCGGAACGACCGGGCGAAGCCGAGCTGCCCGCCCGGCTCGACCGGCACCACCTTGAGCCGGGCCAGCCGCTTGCCGAGGGTCTGACCGGTGTTCGCGACCGCCGGCACCTCGTACGCCCACCAGATCGCCGCCGCCAGCAGGATGATCACCATCTGCAGTCCGGAGGCCCGTTCGGTGACCTGCGGGAGTCCCTCGGTGGACCGGTCGTCGGCCAGTGACCGCCGCCAGATCTCATTGAACGTCGGCCAGGTCTCCACCAGGTACTGCCAGACGAACCAGCCGTTGATGAAGATGTTGAGCAGCAGCACCGCGCCGATGTCGATCAGTCGGGCGGCCAGCCGCGCGCCGAACGAC
Proteins encoded:
- a CDS encoding RDD family protein, giving the protein MTSISPGWYKDPADPTTQRYWDGGGWIGAPLPADATPPDGPPPAEQPPTANEPTSPAGTSAAAPAEPESQPPGHPPPPGHPAQSYPAQSYPAQSYPPPPPGYPAAPPPGWAGYRLPPPEPRPQGMALASFGARLAARLIDIGAVLLLNIFINGWFVWQYLVETWPTFNEIWRRSLADDRSTEGLPQVTERASGLQMVIILLAAAIWWAYEVPAVANTGQTLGKRLARLKVVPVEPGGQLGFARSFRRWNTLGLPTLLWICCVGFILQLIDCVYLLFDRPLRQALHDKSAQTVVVQLPPGVPATAAGPGGGRTGGPGADRDTPGSSA